One genomic region from Sulfurimonas sp. encodes:
- the dnaJ gene encoding molecular chaperone DnaJ encodes MQELSYYEILEVTQSADKTTIKKAYRKMAKMYHPDKNQGNEDAEHKFKLCNEAYQCLSDEKQKSIYDRYGKEGLQGMGGGGRRSSGGFDDLGSMFEDMFNGFGGGGGRSRRQNPEDMEKYQLDLEVEMYLTFNEAIFGCEKEVEFTYKKACKPCKGTGAKNAKLSTCKQCKGQGQVFIKQGFMTFSQTCPVCNGAGNAPSDACTSCHGNGYEETRESVTIKIPQGIDEGNRLRVSGKGNIGKRASRGDLYVTFGVKPDKHFQREGNDVYIAIPVFFTQAVAGETLTIPSLRGELALKLDVGTKDKQHFTFRNEGIEDVHGHGKGNLIAQVNITYPKKLNDEQKELLTKLQDSFGIESKPHEGVLDSAIDKMKSWFK; translated from the coding sequence ATGCAAGAACTAAGCTATTATGAGATATTAGAAGTAACACAAAGTGCTGATAAAACAACTATTAAAAAAGCGTATAGAAAAATGGCTAAGATGTATCACCCTGATAAAAATCAAGGTAATGAAGATGCTGAACATAAGTTTAAACTATGTAATGAAGCCTATCAATGCTTAAGTGATGAAAAACAAAAAAGCATCTATGACCGTTACGGTAAAGAAGGACTTCAAGGCATGGGTGGCGGAGGTCGTCGTTCATCTGGTGGTTTTGATGATTTAGGCTCTATGTTTGAAGATATGTTTAATGGTTTTGGTGGTGGTGGAGGCAGAAGTCGCCGTCAAAACCCAGAGGATATGGAAAAATATCAACTAGATTTAGAAGTAGAGATGTACTTAACTTTTAATGAGGCTATTTTTGGCTGTGAAAAAGAAGTAGAATTTACATATAAAAAAGCTTGTAAACCATGTAAGGGTACAGGTGCTAAAAACGCAAAACTTTCAACTTGTAAACAGTGTAAAGGTCAAGGTCAGGTTTTTATAAAACAAGGTTTTATGACTTTTTCTCAAACTTGTCCAGTTTGTAATGGTGCTGGAAATGCTCCTTCAGATGCTTGTACAAGTTGTCATGGGAATGGTTATGAAGAAACAAGAGAATCTGTAACTATAAAAATTCCCCAAGGTATCGATGAGGGTAATCGCTTAAGAGTATCTGGCAAAGGAAATATTGGTAAACGCGCTTCAAGAGGGGACTTATATGTTACCTTTGGGGTAAAACCTGATAAACACTTTCAAAGAGAAGGAAATGATGTTTATATAGCTATACCTGTATTTTTCACTCAAGCAGTTGCTGGAGAAACTTTAACTATTCCATCTTTAAGAGGAGAGTTAGCGTTAAAACTAGATGTTGGTACAAAAGACAAGCAACATTTCACTTTTAGAAATGAAGGTATAGAAGATGTTCACGGACACGGTAAAGGAAACTTAATCGCTCAAGTAAACATAACTTATCCTAAAAAACTAAATGATGAACAAAAAGAACTTTTGACAAAACTTCAAGACTCTTTTGGCATAGAATCAAAACCTCATGAAGGTGTTTTAGACTCTGCCATCGATAAAATGAAAAGTTGGTTTAAATAG
- a CDS encoding tetratricopeptide repeat protein, whose amino-acid sequence MNKIFIGVVILIIGTILFKFYYNDYNRANSAYENGDFHKAIQLYEKACDDNNMDACRIAGYCYDEGLGKRLNLQKAIQLYSKACDGEDMVACHNLAMMYLEGRGVKKDGKRAFEMFGTLCDNGLDIGCYSYNELKERIMLMRKIRNKK is encoded by the coding sequence AATAAAATATTTATTGGTGTAGTAATCTTAATTATTGGAACAATACTTTTTAAATTTTATTATAACGATTACAATAGAGCAAATAGTGCCTATGAGAATGGAGATTTTCATAAAGCAATACAATTATATGAGAAAGCTTGTGATGATAACAATATGGATGCTTGTCGAATAGCAGGATACTGCTACGATGAGGGTTTAGGTAAAAGGCTAAATTTACAAAAAGCAATACAGTTATATAGCAAAGCTTGTGATGGTGAAGATATGGTAGCCTGTCATAATTTAGCAATGATGTACTTAGAGGGAAGAGGAGTGAAAAAAGATGGAAAAAGAGCATTTGAAATGTTTGGAACTCTTTGTGATAATGGATTAGATATAGGATGCTATTCATACAATGAGCTTAAAGAAAGAATAATGCTTATGAGAAAAATAAGAAACAAGAAATAA